From Polaribacter butkevichii, a single genomic window includes:
- a CDS encoding ISAon1 family transposase N-terminal region protein has translation MDTSIELTKLLLPEILVDYFKLTKHEVKNGELHFHFTELNTIPEEFKALKLSSKGFFPEATIQDFPIRGKNVFLHVIRRRWVEENSKKVVTRDWQLVAKGTRITSEFAAFLKDISQ, from the coding sequence TTGGATACTTCAATTGAACTAACAAAACTATTATTACCAGAAATTCTTGTTGACTATTTTAAATTAACGAAACACGAAGTTAAAAATGGAGAACTTCATTTCCATTTCACAGAATTAAATACAATTCCAGAAGAATTTAAAGCACTTAAATTAAGTTCTAAAGGTTTTTTTCCTGAAGCTACTATTCAAGATTTCCCTATTCGAGGTAAAAACGTTTTTCTACACGTTATTAGACGACGTTGGGTTGAAGAAAATTCTAAAAAAGTAGTTACTAGAGATTGGCAATTAGTAGCAAAAGGTACTAGAATAACTAGTGAATTTGCTGCTTTTTTAAAAGATATCAGTCAGTAA